In the genome of Syntrophobacterales bacterium, one region contains:
- a CDS encoding ABC transporter ATP-binding protein, with protein MSDTILSVKGLKKTYKKNGVQLQVIKGVDLDVEKGDFITIMGPSGAGKSTFLHILGTLDQPTEGEIFFKGHNVRQFSEDEASRFRNERVGFIFQFYHLLQDFDVIENIKMPLMIRRMNMTDIAAKAETFMEIMGLSTRRHHKPGELSGGEQQRVATARALVSEPELILADEPTGNLDRKTGREVLDYILSVNKKLSSTLILVTHDPEIGALGRRRFNMVDGELFPV; from the coding sequence ATGAGTGATACAATTCTAAGCGTAAAAGGACTGAAAAAGACGTACAAGAAGAACGGGGTCCAGTTGCAGGTGATCAAAGGAGTCGACCTTGATGTGGAGAAAGGTGACTTCATTACCATTATGGGTCCATCTGGCGCTGGCAAAAGCACGTTCCTCCATATCCTCGGAACCCTTGATCAGCCAACAGAGGGAGAGATATTCTTCAAAGGCCACAATGTCCGGCAATTCAGTGAAGACGAAGCAAGCAGGTTCAGAAACGAAAGAGTCGGATTCATCTTCCAGTTCTATCATCTGCTCCAGGATTTCGACGTGATCGAAAACATCAAGATGCCTCTCATGATCAGACGCATGAACATGACCGACATCGCGGCAAAGGCCGAAACCTTCATGGAGATCATGGGTTTGAGCACGAGAAGACACCACAAACCGGGAGAACTATCCGGCGGCGAACAACAAAGGGTAGCTACCGCGCGTGCCCTTGTGAGCGAACCAGAGCTCATTCTCGCCGACGAACCGACCGGTAACCTCGACCGAAAGACAGGGCGAGAAGTACTGGACTACATTCTCTCCGTAAACAAGAAGCTCTCGTCCACGCTCATCCTAGTAACCCACGACCCAGAAATCGGGGCGCTAGGCAGGCGGCGTTTTAACATGGTTGACGGAGAGTTGTTCCCGGTATAG
- a CDS encoding TIGR02757 family protein: MEFVHRYDLAEDKEIVGFLASQFAYGRIDVMKRFLGTLFEIMGPNPEKFTRKGNLAVLDGLYYRFQDSGEITQLLVVLRKILDGYGSMGQFLRAGYEGDIRETLWGLRERLHIKGNELIFFFPKRLPASPLKRWSLYLRWMVRKDAIDQGLWTFINKRDLVVPLDTHLFKIGRCLQWTKRKSPSWNAAQDITKALKDLSPEDPLKYDFFLCHRVGIGARCGGARTEDCARKCLLII, encoded by the coding sequence GTGGAGTTCGTCCACCGTTATGATCTGGCCGAAGATAAAGAGATCGTCGGCTTTCTCGCCTCTCAGTTCGCCTATGGCAGGATTGATGTAATGAAGAGGTTTCTGGGAACCCTCTTTGAGATAATGGGTCCGAATCCTGAGAAGTTCACAAGGAAGGGTAATTTGGCGGTACTTGACGGCCTCTATTATAGATTTCAGGATAGCGGTGAAATAACACAGCTTCTTGTCGTATTGCGGAAAATATTAGACGGGTACGGAAGTATGGGCCAGTTTTTGAGGGCAGGATACGAGGGAGATATCAGGGAGACCCTCTGGGGATTGAGGGAACGCCTTCACATAAAAGGCAACGAACTTATCTTTTTCTTTCCGAAACGGCTCCCGGCGAGCCCTCTCAAACGATGGAGCCTCTATCTCAGATGGATGGTAAGAAAGGACGCTATTGATCAAGGCCTCTGGACTTTTATCAACAAGAGAGATCTCGTGGTGCCCCTCGACACCCACCTTTTCAAGATAGGCCGCTGTCTCCAATGGACGAAACGAAAAAGTCCCTCGTGGAATGCGGCACAGGATATTACAAAGGCGCTTAAAGATTTGAGTCCTGAAGATCCCCTTAAATACGACTTTTTCCTGTGCCACAGAGTTGGTATAGGCGCGAGATGCGGGGGAGCGCGGACAGAGGATTGCGCACGGAAGTGCCTTTTAATTATTTAA
- a CDS encoding glycosyltransferase family 2 protein, producing the protein MDELVSVLILNWNGGAFIAKCLDSILSQDYPNLETIVVDNGSDDGSPDMIRKNYKSVILLETGQNLGFGAGNNIGITQTKGTCILVLNNDATLHPACISEMKKSLEKDPGFGACASKIYIADPPDTLDAAGITVFPDGLSIGRGRLEPGSLHQKEEEVFFASGCCALYRREMLEDIKVGDEYYDEDFFAYADDTDVGWRARLRGWRCIYAPSALAWHLHSASSGTYSSLKAYLVERNRIWLQVKNFPFPLILYGEFFTFYRYILQTYGAFTGRGASGAFSKTYSRGMLMLILFRAWRDSLRGLPRILAKRREIQKRRSVSTKEMFRLMKLYGIGTKEISFKG; encoded by the coding sequence ATGGATGAGCTAGTTTCCGTGCTCATACTGAACTGGAACGGAGGAGCATTTATCGCGAAATGCCTCGACAGTATTCTTTCCCAAGATTACCCTAACCTTGAGACTATCGTGGTAGACAACGGCTCGGACGACGGTTCTCCGGACATGATACGCAAAAATTACAAAAGCGTGATTCTCCTTGAGACCGGGCAAAATCTGGGTTTCGGAGCAGGTAATAACATCGGAATCACCCAGACGAAAGGAACCTGTATCCTGGTCCTCAATAACGATGCGACCCTTCATCCGGCCTGTATCAGCGAGATGAAAAAATCACTTGAGAAAGATCCTGGGTTCGGTGCCTGCGCCTCAAAGATCTACATTGCAGATCCTCCCGACACACTTGATGCGGCCGGTATCACGGTATTTCCTGACGGGCTCTCCATAGGCCGGGGGAGACTCGAGCCTGGTTCTCTCCACCAAAAAGAAGAGGAGGTGTTCTTTGCAAGCGGATGCTGTGCCCTTTACAGAAGAGAAATGCTTGAAGATATAAAGGTGGGCGATGAATATTACGACGAGGATTTCTTCGCCTATGCGGATGATACGGATGTAGGGTGGCGGGCACGCCTCAGGGGATGGCGGTGTATATATGCTCCTTCCGCTCTCGCATGGCATCTTCACTCCGCTTCTTCAGGAACTTATTCCTCTCTCAAGGCTTATCTGGTAGAAAGAAACCGGATATGGCTTCAGGTCAAGAATTTTCCCTTCCCTTTGATTCTCTATGGTGAGTTTTTTACGTTTTACAGATACATACTTCAGACGTACGGCGCATTCACGGGCAGAGGAGCGTCGGGCGCATTTTCGAAGACCTACTCCAGAGGAATGCTCATGCTAATCCTTTTCAGGGCGTGGCGAGACAGTCTGAGAGGCCTTCCCCGCATATTGGCGAAGAGAAGGGAAATACAGAAACGTCGCTCTGTATCCACGAAAGAAATGTTCCGTCTCATGAAACTCTACGGCATCGGCACCAAAGAAATATCTTTCAAGGGCTGA
- a CDS encoding cupin domain-containing protein — translation MGRNDGEGKGEFAQIIHGEVARHLAFFELKKEHTRGSHYHALKDETFYVIDGVMRGICIDIDSGERAEYTVRKGDKMHIHPRCAHIFYGMEDALVVEYSPQAYDKRCIPSRIRFDDIIKEEYGGDKECD, via the coding sequence ATGGGGCGAAACGATGGGGAGGGTAAGGGGGAATTCGCCCAGATAATCCACGGGGAAGTGGCGAGACACCTCGCTTTTTTCGAGCTGAAGAAAGAACACACACGAGGCAGCCATTACCACGCGCTGAAAGACGAGACCTTCTACGTGATCGACGGCGTTATGCGTGGCATTTGCATTGATATAGACTCCGGCGAGAGGGCTGAATACACCGTACGTAAGGGTGACAAGATGCACATTCACCCACGGTGCGCTCACATCTTCTATGGAATGGAAGATGCCCTTGTTGTGGAATATAGTCCTCAGGCCTATGATAAAAGATGCATACCGAGTCGAATTCGATTTGACGACATAATTAAGGAAGAGTATGGCGGAGATAAAGAGTGCGATTGA
- the lysS gene encoding lysine--tRNA ligase yields MEPINELVAVRKEKEKQLKGLGIETYPQDRGPYANTADVESRFGTLSHEEFEKTEEQVSVAGRIMAFRDFGKSAFLHIQDRKGRIQVYVRKDILKNPSFDIFKKFDIADIIGVTGKVFKTKTNELTILADQVKLLTKSLRPLPEKWHGLKDVEERYRRRYLDLIVNEKVKEVFIKRAKIIEFIRKYFVGRDFVEVETPMMHTILGGATAKPFTTHHNALNMDLYLRIAPELYLKRLVVGGLERVFEVNRNFRNEGISVRHNPEFTMLEFYQAYATYEDNMALTEDMVSSLVFDLFGTHKIEFNGQEINFSPPWRKMTMEDAVREIGGFDLGKADDMQTLIAFAKTLELEDVDKDTKGKLITKIFEELCEKQLIQPTFITHYPVEVSPLAKRSKERPEVTERFELYISGMEIANGFNELNDPEDQKARFLEQIRDKEEGAMMDEDYIMALEHGLPPTSGEGIGIDRLTMLLTDSQSIREVILFPLLRP; encoded by the coding sequence ATGGAACCAATAAATGAACTGGTAGCAGTCAGAAAAGAGAAAGAAAAACAACTGAAGGGTCTTGGCATCGAGACTTACCCTCAGGACCGGGGTCCGTATGCAAACACCGCAGATGTGGAGAGCCGGTTCGGTACACTCAGCCACGAAGAGTTTGAAAAAACGGAAGAGCAGGTTTCCGTCGCCGGTAGGATTATGGCATTCAGAGATTTCGGCAAAAGCGCCTTTCTCCATATCCAGGACCGCAAAGGCAGGATACAAGTATATGTGAGAAAGGACATCCTGAAGAACCCATCATTCGATATTTTCAAAAAATTCGACATAGCGGACATCATCGGTGTCACAGGTAAGGTGTTCAAAACAAAAACGAATGAACTTACGATCCTTGCTGACCAGGTGAAACTCCTCACCAAATCGCTTCGCCCTCTGCCTGAAAAATGGCACGGCCTCAAAGACGTGGAGGAACGGTATAGAAGAAGATACCTTGACCTCATTGTAAACGAGAAGGTAAAAGAGGTTTTTATAAAAAGGGCAAAGATCATCGAATTCATCAGGAAGTATTTCGTCGGAAGGGACTTTGTGGAAGTCGAGACCCCTATGATGCATACTATTCTGGGCGGGGCCACCGCAAAACCTTTTACCACCCACCATAACGCCCTCAATATGGACCTCTACCTCAGAATCGCCCCGGAGCTCTACCTCAAGCGCCTCGTTGTCGGGGGATTAGAGCGCGTTTTCGAGGTAAACAGGAACTTTCGGAACGAAGGAATATCTGTCCGTCATAACCCCGAATTCACCATGCTCGAATTCTACCAGGCATACGCTACCTACGAAGACAATATGGCCCTCACCGAGGACATGGTCTCATCTCTCGTCTTTGATCTTTTCGGAACCCACAAGATTGAATTCAACGGACAGGAGATCAATTTCTCACCCCCGTGGCGAAAAATGACCATGGAAGATGCAGTAAGAGAGATCGGAGGATTCGATCTTGGGAAGGCAGACGATATGCAAACCCTCATCGCTTTTGCCAAGACCCTGGAGCTTGAAGATGTAGACAAGGACACGAAGGGCAAACTTATTACCAAAATCTTTGAGGAACTTTGCGAGAAACAGTTGATCCAGCCCACGTTTATTACCCATTATCCCGTCGAGGTCTCTCCTCTAGCGAAGAGGAGCAAGGAAAGACCGGAGGTCACTGAGAGGTTCGAACTCTACATCTCTGGTATGGAGATTGCGAACGGATTCAACGAGCTGAACGACCCGGAAGATCAGAAGGCCAGATTTCTTGAACAGATTAGAGACAAAGAGGAAGGCGCCATGATGGATGAAGATTACATCATGGCTCTTGAGCATGGTCTCCCCCCCACCTCAGGAGAAGGTATAGGCATCGACAGACTGACCATGCTTCTCACGGACAGCCAATCCATACGGGAAGTCATTCTCTTCCCGCTTTTGAGGCCATGA
- the rpe gene encoding ribulose-phosphate 3-epimerase encodes MGRILIAPSILSCKFSTLGQEIREVEKAGADLIHVDVMDGHFVPNITIGPLIVEAAKEVSSVPLDVHLMIENPAMHVDNFAEAGADIITIHAEADNHVFRTIDRIKSLGKKAGISLNPSTPESTLEYVIHIVDMVLIMTVNPGFGGQAYIASMEAKIEETRKIIEASGRDIDIEVDGGIKAANAARVVAAGANILVMGVEIFHSGDYRKKFLEIRNSIAAAQISANVAGT; translated from the coding sequence ATGGGCAGAATCCTTATTGCGCCTTCCATCCTCTCCTGCAAATTCTCGACACTTGGTCAGGAGATCAGAGAAGTCGAAAAAGCAGGGGCGGATCTCATTCACGTGGATGTGATGGATGGCCATTTCGTGCCGAACATCACAATTGGACCTCTTATCGTGGAGGCGGCGAAAGAAGTATCGTCGGTCCCGCTGGATGTGCATCTTATGATAGAAAATCCTGCAATGCATGTGGATAATTTCGCGGAAGCTGGGGCCGATATTATTACGATTCATGCCGAGGCGGACAACCACGTTTTCCGAACCATCGACCGTATAAAGTCTCTTGGCAAAAAGGCCGGTATATCCCTTAACCCTTCCACGCCCGAGAGTACCCTGGAGTATGTCATACATATTGTTGACATGGTCCTTATCATGACCGTCAACCCCGGCTTTGGGGGTCAGGCATATATCGCCTCAATGGAAGCCAAGATAGAAGAGACCAGGAAGATAATAGAAGCCTCCGGAAGGGATATCGACATTGAAGTGGACGGGGGTATCAAAGCCGCAAACGCCGCCAGGGTGGTTGCGGCTGGCGCCAATATACTTGTTATGGGCGTCGAGATATTTCATAGTGGAGACTACAGGAAGAAATTCCTTGAAATCAGGAATTCCATAGCCGCAGCGCAGATTTCAGCAAACGTAGCCGGGACATAG
- a CDS encoding lipoprotein-releasing ABC transporter permease subunit: protein MKYETSIGLRYLRSKRKEAFISFTTWISVAGIAIGVMALIVVIAVMTGFQDEIRERILGVNPHILVLDPRGEIRDVNQVVDTARNTPGVTHAFPFATFQAMVQSGRQLSGVAVKGINADDMKFMKNLIKEGGLDALDRSGNILIGKELAAHMGLFYGDSFTLMIPFGGVSPMGAVPETLRARVGGIFETGMYEIDNTLAIMSLQDVEKMASLGATGVEIKLTDIYKADEQQKEIMKRLGPEYFTRTWIQMNKNLFSALKLEKIAMFIILALIIFVASFNIVSSLIMTVMEKQKDIAILKAIGAKKRSIMKIFVVEGISIGALGAFIGSMSGYLLCQIQQHYKIITLPKDIYYISTLPMKISLFDVVLLALVTTCICILATLYPSYRAAKIDPVETLRYE from the coding sequence ATGAAATACGAGACGAGTATTGGATTAAGATATCTGCGATCAAAGAGGAAGGAGGCGTTCATTTCCTTCACGACTTGGATTTCCGTAGCAGGCATTGCCATTGGGGTAATGGCCCTCATCGTCGTTATCGCGGTAATGACGGGTTTTCAGGATGAGATAAGAGAACGGATCCTTGGGGTCAACCCTCACATCCTTGTCCTTGACCCACGTGGAGAAATACGTGACGTAAACCAAGTAGTGGATACCGCCAGAAACACCCCTGGGGTGACGCATGCCTTTCCTTTTGCCACCTTTCAGGCGATGGTGCAGAGTGGAAGGCAACTTTCCGGCGTCGCAGTCAAAGGGATAAATGCCGATGACATGAAATTTATGAAGAACCTGATAAAAGAAGGCGGATTGGATGCCCTGGACAGGAGCGGCAACATACTTATCGGTAAAGAGCTTGCAGCTCACATGGGGTTGTTCTACGGTGACAGCTTCACCCTCATGATACCTTTTGGCGGCGTCTCCCCCATGGGGGCAGTACCCGAGACATTGAGGGCGCGTGTGGGCGGTATATTTGAAACCGGCATGTACGAGATTGATAACACTCTCGCCATAATGTCCCTTCAAGACGTAGAGAAAATGGCCAGTCTCGGAGCTACGGGGGTGGAGATTAAACTTACAGACATCTATAAGGCAGATGAGCAGCAAAAAGAGATCATGAAGCGCTTGGGTCCAGAATATTTCACCAGAACTTGGATCCAGATGAACAAAAATCTTTTCTCTGCTTTGAAACTGGAAAAAATCGCCATGTTCATTATCCTTGCATTGATCATATTCGTGGCCAGTTTCAATATCGTAAGCTCCCTCATTATGACGGTCATGGAAAAACAAAAGGATATCGCCATCCTCAAGGCTATAGGGGCAAAGAAGAGGAGCATCATGAAGATTTTCGTAGTAGAAGGAATCAGCATCGGCGCCCTCGGAGCCTTCATAGGATCCATGAGCGGATACCTTCTTTGTCAAATCCAGCAGCACTACAAGATCATCACACTGCCTAAAGATATTTATTATATAAGTACACTGCCCATGAAAATCAGTCTCTTCGACGTCGTTCTTCTTGCCCTCGTGACCACATGCATTTGTATCCTCGCAACACTCTATCCTTCTTACAGGGCCGCAAAGATAGATCCTGTGGAGACGCTGCGTTATGAGTGA
- a CDS encoding PASTA domain-containing protein has protein sequence MKWTRGIIYLITPVAVFFLSSYITVNVLLKSGVTVVCPDVRGQKIEEAKHIVEGKGLSLSVARYEPRSDVPYGYITVQKPEANITIRKGRVVNVLVSEGPQLVELPGIINESLEEAEKALKEKQLEVEKTVYVPNRKVGQVIAQVPGAGTKILEGATVTLFVGREPETYYLMPEIREPEVGALIEELDSKKIKYRLLYGKEEPALLVIAPKVVATPPKSIFSGDDNIIINSSGG, from the coding sequence ATGAAGTGGACGAGAGGTATCATTTATCTGATAACGCCTGTGGCAGTCTTCTTTCTCTCGTCATATATTACGGTAAATGTCCTTTTAAAGTCAGGAGTTACTGTGGTATGTCCAGACGTGAGAGGGCAGAAGATTGAAGAGGCAAAACATATTGTGGAAGGCAAGGGCCTTTCCCTGAGTGTCGCCAGATATGAGCCTAGAAGTGACGTTCCTTACGGATATATTACGGTTCAGAAGCCAGAGGCAAATATTACCATAAGAAAAGGCCGCGTGGTTAATGTGCTCGTGTCCGAAGGACCTCAACTTGTGGAGCTTCCTGGTATAATAAACGAGTCGCTTGAAGAGGCTGAAAAGGCGTTGAAAGAGAAGCAGCTCGAAGTGGAAAAGACTGTTTATGTGCCAAACAGGAAGGTGGGTCAGGTGATTGCCCAGGTTCCCGGTGCCGGCACGAAAATCCTGGAAGGAGCCACGGTTACTTTGTTTGTAGGGCGGGAACCTGAGACATATTATCTGATGCCGGAAATCAGGGAACCGGAGGTGGGGGCGCTCATTGAAGAGCTGGACAGTAAAAAGATCAAATACAGGTTGCTTTACGGAAAAGAGGAGCCCGCTCTTCTGGTTATAGCTCCAAAGGTGGTTGCCACGCCGCCGAAATCTATCTTTAGCGGCGACGACAATATAATCATAAACTCAAGCGGAGGATAA
- the htpX gene encoding zinc metalloprotease HtpX, producing MNQTKTFFLMVVLTIILVALGSIIGGRSGAQIAFLIALGMNFVSYWFCDKIVLTMYRAQQVTETEAPQLFRIVASLAQKASVPMPKVYIIESNSPNAFATGRNPEHGVVAVTSGIMRILSLNELEGVLAHEMAHIKHRDILIQSVAAAIAGAITMIGNWARFASIFSGRGSDDERGNIFSIIVFSMLAAFAAMLIQLAISRSREYLADEGGAALSGNPIHLADALRKLNSGVARNPMNDANPSTAPLFIVNPFSAKGVRTLFSTHPPIEERVKRLEDMAYRR from the coding sequence ATGAACCAGACAAAAACATTCTTTTTGATGGTTGTCCTTACAATAATACTCGTGGCGCTGGGCAGTATTATTGGGGGTAGATCGGGGGCCCAAATCGCTTTCCTGATCGCTCTTGGCATGAACTTCGTAAGCTACTGGTTTTGCGATAAGATAGTGCTCACCATGTATAGGGCTCAACAGGTCACAGAGACTGAAGCTCCTCAGCTATTCAGAATTGTAGCCTCTCTTGCCCAGAAGGCTTCAGTTCCCATGCCGAAAGTCTATATAATTGAGAGCAACAGCCCCAACGCTTTCGCCACAGGCAGGAATCCCGAACACGGCGTGGTAGCTGTAACCAGCGGTATCATGAGGATCCTGAGCCTAAACGAACTGGAAGGTGTTCTGGCGCATGAAATGGCGCACATAAAACACAGGGACATACTTATTCAGTCCGTGGCGGCGGCTATTGCAGGCGCCATCACCATGATCGGCAACTGGGCAAGATTTGCCTCCATCTTCAGCGGCCGTGGGAGTGATGACGAGAGAGGCAATATTTTCAGCATCATCGTATTTTCTATGCTCGCCGCTTTCGCTGCCATGCTCATTCAACTTGCCATATCAAGGTCGCGGGAATATCTTGCGGATGAGGGCGGGGCTGCACTTTCCGGTAACCCGATTCACCTTGCAGATGCGCTGAGGAAGCTAAACAGCGGTGTCGCCCGGAACCCCATGAATGACGCCAATCCCTCCACCGCGCCACTCTTCATTGTTAATCCTTTCAGCGCGAAAGGCGTGCGCACGCTTTTCAGCACCCATCCCCCCATAGAAGAGAGGGTCAAGAGGCTGGAGGATATGGCCTATCGACGATAA
- a CDS encoding DUF3786 domain-containing protein codes for MELRKQKIYKKVFDMACADLVRLDIREKTGDAGVCFSGKDHGVAIEVPFFDEIITVEMPGFSFRSSKSATVSLVMKIVILHYLVRASGIPLADDRISYEDIPGTRSYLPVFEARVTKPLVSAFGYNKDAFLESGLAMGGKREEFGNASFTFYAFPRVPITFILWEGDEEFRPSVKTLFNPSISGYLFLEDISVISRLAAARVIKAARMKYAYEMTE; via the coding sequence GTGGAACTCAGGAAGCAGAAGATATACAAAAAGGTTTTTGATATGGCTTGCGCCGATCTCGTGCGTCTTGATATAAGAGAAAAAACTGGCGATGCCGGTGTCTGTTTTAGCGGGAAAGATCACGGGGTGGCGATTGAAGTGCCGTTTTTCGATGAGATTATTACCGTGGAAATGCCGGGTTTCTCGTTCAGAAGTTCCAAAAGCGCAACCGTGAGTCTTGTCATGAAGATTGTAATATTGCACTATCTTGTCAGGGCTTCCGGCATTCCGCTTGCGGACGATCGGATTTCCTACGAGGATATTCCGGGCACGCGGTCCTATCTCCCCGTTTTCGAGGCAAGAGTGACGAAGCCGCTCGTGTCAGCCTTCGGATACAACAAGGACGCCTTTCTTGAATCAGGGCTTGCTATGGGAGGGAAAAGGGAGGAGTTCGGCAATGCCTCGTTTACTTTTTATGCGTTCCCACGGGTACCAATTACTTTTATTCTATGGGAAGGGGACGAAGAATTTCGCCCGTCGGTGAAGACTCTCTTCAACCCGTCCATATCAGGCTATCTCTTTCTCGAAGATATCTCGGTAATATCAAGGCTTGCCGCCGCCAGGGTCATCAAGGCGGCACGAATGAAATATGCATACGAGATGACGGAATAA
- a CDS encoding HAD hydrolase-like protein has protein sequence MIKLFVFDLGNVILPFEHRQIAIRLLKKTRRKIVPSPQEFFSFMFDMENGLVNPYEEGLISSMEFFVIIRDRYELQISFDEFKNIWNPIFQSNPDMDEAIQYLKFKRLPLFLLSNTNELHFSYIIKTYPIVHAFDEWILSFEVGAKKPKKRIFDVIFEKMDISSGSVFYVDDIAENVDAARACWCQGMVFKEASELWEVIRKNEI, from the coding sequence ATGATAAAACTCTTTGTGTTTGATCTGGGAAATGTGATCCTCCCTTTTGAGCACAGACAGATCGCGATAAGGCTGCTCAAAAAAACCCGGAGGAAGATTGTTCCCTCCCCTCAAGAATTTTTCTCTTTTATGTTCGATATGGAGAATGGACTCGTCAATCCCTATGAAGAAGGTCTCATTTCCTCTATGGAATTCTTCGTGATCATCAGGGACCGTTATGAACTGCAAATCAGCTTTGACGAGTTTAAGAATATCTGGAACCCAATTTTTCAGAGTAATCCCGACATGGATGAGGCAATACAATATCTCAAATTTAAAAGGCTGCCTCTTTTCTTGCTGAGCAATACGAATGAGCTCCATTTTTCATATATCATAAAGACCTACCCCATCGTGCATGCCTTCGACGAATGGATACTATCGTTCGAGGTTGGCGCCAAAAAACCAAAGAAACGGATATTTGACGTGATTTTCGAAAAAATGGACATTTCTTCGGGGAGCGTATTCTATGTTGATGATATTGCGGAAAATGTGGATGCCGCAAGGGCGTGCTGGTGTCAGGGAATGGTCTTCAAAGAGGCGTCTGAATTGTGGGAAGTGATCAGGAAAAATGAGATCTGA
- the rimO gene encoding 30S ribosomal protein S12 methylthiotransferase RimO, translating to MKFKIISLGCPKNLVESEYITHRLEKDGHSLSDDCDAVVVNTCAFISDAAKESIETVLEEAVAKESTGRRLIVTGCLVERYKNSLKELLPEVDLFVGRNSYSEIGNLIGSSGLVFNEGGFSGTFPRKILTSGPSAYLKIQEGCDNRCTYCTVPDIRGPLTSRDVENVKEEFLWLLSEGYKEINIVGQDITSFGKNSGTNLKSLLKSLLAVKGDYYLRLLYMHPRRIDEELIDMMTHEQRIIPYMDMPIQHSEDSILMSMKRGYTRADMERLLGYITAKAPDMTLRTTLILGFPGETEQDFARLSEFVKKWEFDMLGAFMYSREEGTPACRMKGQIKKAVKKERYETIMEIQQEISKRRLSRLTGRTMKVIIEGEEQDHMVGRLLVQAPDIDGMAFIKGGGKIGEIREGKIVKTLAYDVIVELQEGKKNGTNK from the coding sequence TTGAAATTCAAGATCATCAGCCTTGGATGTCCCAAGAATCTTGTAGAATCCGAATATATCACTCATCGACTTGAAAAGGACGGCCACAGTCTGTCTGACGACTGCGATGCTGTGGTGGTGAATACCTGCGCTTTTATCAGCGATGCGGCAAAGGAGTCGATAGAGACCGTCCTCGAAGAGGCGGTGGCAAAGGAGTCAACAGGTCGAAGATTGATCGTCACGGGCTGTCTTGTGGAGAGGTATAAAAACAGTCTGAAAGAACTGCTTCCCGAGGTTGACCTCTTTGTGGGCAGGAATTCTTATAGTGAAATAGGGAACCTCATCGGGTCATCCGGTCTTGTCTTCAATGAGGGCGGCTTTTCCGGTACTTTCCCGAGAAAAATCCTTACGAGCGGACCCTCCGCATACCTCAAGATCCAGGAAGGTTGCGACAACAGGTGCACCTACTGCACCGTCCCTGATATTCGCGGCCCCCTCACGAGTAGAGATGTGGAAAACGTAAAAGAGGAGTTCCTCTGGCTTCTTTCCGAAGGCTATAAGGAGATCAACATCGTGGGACAGGATATTACGTCTTTCGGGAAAAACTCCGGCACAAACCTGAAATCGCTCCTCAAATCACTTCTTGCTGTCAAAGGTGATTATTACTTAAGACTCCTCTACATGCATCCCCGGCGCATTGATGAAGAACTCATTGACATGATGACACACGAGCAGAGGATCATCCCTTATATGGACATGCCCATCCAGCATTCGGAGGACTCAATCCTCATGTCCATGAAAAGAGGATACACCAGGGCGGATATGGAACGACTGCTCGGGTATATCACGGCTAAAGCGCCGGACATGACACTTCGAACCACCCTCATACTGGGCTTTCCGGGAGAGACCGAACAAGATTTTGCCCGCCTCTCGGAGTTCGTAAAAAAATGGGAATTCGATATGCTGGGCGCTTTCATGTATTCCAGAGAGGAAGGCACTCCGGCATGCAGGATGAAGGGGCAGATAAAGAAGGCCGTCAAGAAAGAAAGATACGAAACTATTATGGAGATTCAGCAGGAGATATCGAAAAGACGACTCTCCAGGCTCACAGGCAGGACCATGAAGGTAATTATCGAAGGAGAAGAACAAGATCATATGGTAGGGAGGCTCTTAGTCCAAGCTCCCGACATTGACGGCATGGCCTTTATAAAGGGTGGCGGCAAGATTGGCGAGATAAGAGAAGGCAAAATAGTGAAAACCCTAGCTTATGATGTTATAGTGGAGTTGCAGGAGGGAAAGAAAAATGGAACCAATAAATGA